In Janthinobacterium sp. J1-1, a single genomic region encodes these proteins:
- a CDS encoding leucyl aminopeptidase: protein MDFSIKAFDTKSTLGTAKSGCIAVAVFENKKLSPAAQALDSKGAISAALKSGDITGKPGSTLLLRAVDGVSAERVLLVGMGGDETVSEKSFATGVQAALKAFGALGAADAIIALPLAEVKERDVNWAIRCVVQAAHDGEYRCDSQKSKKDPAPAGVRKIVLSAPATAATRGALAQAIAIANGSNFTRNLGDLPANIATPTYLANTAKQLAKDYKFEVEVLDRKQLEALKMGSFLSVTNGSEQPPKFIVLKHMGGKAKDAPVVLVGKGITFDTGGISLKAGPGMDEMKFDMCGAASVLGTFRAIGEMNLKLNVIGVIAACENMPSGRATKPGDIVTSMNGLTIEVLNTDAEGRLVLCDALTYTERFKPAAVVDIATLTGACVVALGHHNTGLFTRSDAAHDQLANELLAAGKQASDTAWRMPIEEAYNEQLKSNFADLGNIGSPGGGAVTAAAFLENFTRKYTWAHLDIAGTAWKSGAAKGATGRPVPLLTTFLLNRVQ, encoded by the coding sequence ATGGACTTTAGCATAAAAGCATTCGATACCAAGAGCACCCTCGGCACGGCCAAAAGCGGATGCATCGCGGTTGCGGTATTCGAAAACAAAAAACTGTCGCCAGCGGCACAAGCGCTGGACAGCAAGGGTGCCATTTCGGCTGCGCTGAAGTCCGGCGACATCACCGGCAAGCCTGGCAGCACCCTGCTGCTGCGCGCCGTTGACGGCGTCAGCGCCGAGCGCGTGCTGCTGGTCGGCATGGGCGGCGATGAAACCGTCAGCGAAAAAAGCTTCGCCACCGGCGTGCAGGCTGCCTTGAAGGCTTTCGGCGCGCTGGGCGCGGCGGACGCCATTATCGCATTACCGCTGGCCGAAGTGAAAGAGCGCGATGTAAATTGGGCCATCCGTTGCGTGGTGCAAGCGGCGCACGACGGCGAATACCGCTGCGACTCGCAAAAAAGCAAGAAAGATCCGGCCCCTGCCGGCGTGCGCAAGATCGTGCTGTCGGCGCCGGCCACGGCCGCCACGCGCGGCGCGCTGGCGCAAGCCATCGCAATTGCCAACGGCTCGAACTTCACCCGCAACCTGGGCGACCTGCCGGCCAATATCGCCACCCCGACCTACCTGGCCAACACCGCCAAGCAGCTGGCCAAGGACTACAAATTTGAAGTCGAAGTACTGGACCGCAAACAGCTCGAAGCGCTGAAAATGGGCAGCTTCCTGTCGGTCACCAACGGCAGCGAACAGCCACCGAAGTTCATCGTCCTGAAACACATGGGCGGCAAGGCCAAGGATGCGCCGGTGGTCCTGGTCGGCAAGGGCATCACTTTCGACACGGGCGGCATTTCACTCAAGGCCGGCCCCGGCATGGATGAAATGAAGTTCGACATGTGCGGCGCCGCTTCGGTACTGGGCACCTTCCGCGCCATCGGCGAAATGAACCTGAAGCTGAACGTGATCGGCGTGATCGCCGCCTGCGAAAACATGCCGTCGGGCCGCGCCACCAAGCCGGGCGACATCGTCACCTCGATGAACGGTTTGACGATCGAAGTGCTCAACACCGACGCCGAAGGCCGACTGGTGTTGTGCGATGCGCTGACCTACACCGAGCGCTTCAAGCCGGCGGCGGTGGTCGATATCGCCACCCTGACCGGCGCTTGCGTGGTCGCGCTGGGCCACCACAACACCGGCCTGTTCACGCGTTCCGACGCGGCGCATGACCAGCTGGCCAACGAGCTGCTGGCCGCCGGCAAGCAGGCATCGGATACCGCATGGCGCATGCCGATCGAGGAAGCGTACAACGAGCAGCTGAAATCGAACTTCGCCGACCTGGGCAATATCGGTTCGCCAGGCGGCGGCGCCGTCACGGCGGCAGCGTTCCTGGAAAACTTCACCAGGAAGTACACCTGGGCCCACCTCGATATCGCCGGCACGGCCTGGAAATCGGGCGCGGCCAAGGGCGCGACCGGCCGTCCGGTGCCCCTCTTGACCACGTTCCTGCTGAATCGCGTGCAGTAA
- a CDS encoding CreA family protein yields MPSNIMRHLLASATLLALACASARAETVGSVDTVFKLIGPDHKIVVEAYDDPRVTGVSCYLSRAKTGGIKGAVGLAEDKADASVACRQVGPLQFNGKLPRQEEVFSERASIFFKHVRVVRMVDPKRNALIYLVYSDRLIDGSPKNSVTAVPVPASQPIPLR; encoded by the coding sequence ATGCCAAGTAACATCATGCGTCATCTGCTGGCATCGGCCACGCTGCTGGCCCTTGCCTGCGCTTCGGCGCGGGCTGAAACCGTCGGCTCGGTCGACACTGTTTTCAAGCTGATCGGCCCCGACCACAAGATCGTCGTCGAAGCCTATGACGATCCGCGTGTCACCGGCGTGTCCTGCTATCTGTCGCGCGCCAAGACGGGCGGCATCAAGGGCGCCGTCGGCCTGGCCGAAGACAAGGCCGACGCCTCGGTGGCCTGCCGCCAGGTGGGGCCGCTGCAATTCAACGGCAAGCTGCCGCGCCAGGAGGAAGTGTTCAGCGAGCGCGCCTCGATCTTCTTCAAGCATGTGCGCGTGGTGCGCATGGTCGATCCCAAGCGCAATGCGCTGATCTACCTGGTGTATTCCGACCGCCTGATCGATGGCAGTCCGAAAAACAGCGTGACCGCCGTGCCGGTTCCCGCCAGCCAGCCGATTCCCCTGCGTTAA
- a CDS encoding DUF1653 domain-containing protein, with the protein MRYRHYKGGIYELVCEATLESDLTPMIVYRAADGSIWTRPKDVFFQLIEVEGVMVQRFAPIN; encoded by the coding sequence ATGCGTTACCGGCACTACAAGGGCGGGATCTATGAACTGGTGTGCGAAGCCACGCTGGAATCGGACCTGACCCCGATGATCGTCTACCGCGCCGCCGACGGCTCGATCTGGACCCGGCCGAAAGACGTGTTCTTTCAGCTGATCGAGGTCGAGGGCGTCATGGTGCAGCGCTTTGCTCCCATTAACTGA
- the xth gene encoding exodeoxyribonuclease III, translating into MKLATWNVNSLKVRLPQVLQWLADNPVDILCLQETKLTDDKFPAAEIAAAGYQVVFSGQKTYNGVAILSKLPIEDVVRNNPRYEDAQQRILAATIGGVRVVCAYVPNGQSVDSDKYEYKLGWLAALHDWLADEAAAHPQLAVVGDYNIAPDDRDVHDPVAWAGQVLVSDKERAALQRLFDLGLVDSFRLFEQAEKTFSWWDYRQLGFRLNKGLRIDHILLSAPLAGRCSACVIDRVPRKWEQPSDHAPVIATID; encoded by the coding sequence ATGAAATTAGCCACCTGGAACGTCAACTCGCTGAAAGTGCGCCTGCCGCAAGTGCTGCAGTGGCTGGCCGACAATCCGGTCGACATCTTGTGCCTGCAAGAAACCAAGCTGACCGACGACAAATTCCCTGCCGCCGAGATCGCGGCGGCCGGCTACCAGGTGGTCTTCAGCGGCCAGAAAACCTATAACGGCGTGGCCATCCTGTCCAAGCTGCCGATCGAGGACGTGGTCAGGAACAATCCCCGCTACGAAGACGCGCAGCAGCGCATCCTGGCCGCCACCATCGGCGGCGTGCGCGTGGTGTGCGCCTATGTGCCGAACGGCCAGAGCGTCGATTCGGACAAGTATGAATACAAGCTGGGCTGGCTGGCCGCCCTGCATGACTGGCTGGCCGACGAAGCGGCCGCGCATCCGCAACTGGCGGTGGTGGGCGACTACAATATCGCGCCGGACGACCGCGACGTGCACGACCCGGTCGCCTGGGCCGGCCAGGTGCTGGTGTCCGACAAGGAACGCGCCGCGCTGCAGCGCCTGTTCGACCTCGGCCTGGTCGATTCCTTCCGCCTGTTCGAGCAGGCCGAAAAAACCTTCAGCTGGTGGGACTACCGCCAGCTGGGCTTCCGCCTGAACAAGGGCCTGCGCATCGACCATATCCTGCTGTCGGCGCCGCTGGCGGGCCGCTGCAGCGCCTGCGTGATCGACCGCGTGCCCCGCAAGTGGGAACAGCCGTCCGATCACGCCCCGGTGATCGCCACCATCGATTAA
- a CDS encoding EAL domain-containing protein codes for MNRVPTSPDFIADALQLIALPACACDACGMVVAANDALARMLGMDVSGRLLADCFSDAYRASSTSMLRAALGPNGREREWDSCLQGIDAHIAVQVWARPLLPVDGAGLAGATLVFADISVQQRDQQALRKSLLEQQAILESAAVGILFSRDGVIEECNSRAAEMLGYARHQLTGMAGVALYRSQEDYEALGREAGPLLSIGRSFSTELQLRRLDGSLFWSRLHGRAVDPLNTQDGTVWIVEDISDHRRDEDQLRRAMVEQQAILDNASVGILFSRSRQVLRCNPRFAEMFGYAQQEMTGMPAAALFPSPEAYAEFGALATPLLGQGLPYEQEETQFRRRDGSLFWCRIRAKAVDQERSEQGTIWILEDVSASRQTQMEVAAIMTNASVSILFTKNRLITRYNLGFAEMFGYKGDEALGLPGRALYLSQDAYDRLGAAAFPFLSVGKPFQTEVEMQRKDGSTLWGQLIAYVVNPDDAAAGTIWIIEDRTEAKRAEESLRNALLENQAILDSAVLGISVIENGYNLHANSKMEELFGYGPGQINGLSVQALYPDLASWKAARGETARDFEAGRVHMSEYQLVRKDGSRFWARLSGRPFDLAHAHGRSVWLVDDVTARREAAEAVLRARDELELRVRERTAELAGANALLQGEIAERRQAEARVHHMAYHDSLTGLPNRALLADRLERAMLASQRSGRKLAVMFIDLDRFKNINDSLGHMTGDILLKDVAARLCRAVRASDTVARLGGDEFVVLVPGIRGAEEAATVAAKIIESLTPAFPLEGHVLHITPSIGICLYPDDGADVDALMRHADAAMYHAKANGRNNYQFFTQKMNQAAAIHFDLESSLRTALAQDQFELYYQPVIDIATRTLHGMEVLLRWRRPGHGLVMPDRFIPILEENGMIVPVGEWVMRKACEQSMDWLRQGLQPVPLAVNLSPRQFMHAGLVASIAATIEESGIAPGLLEFEITETALMQQGEQTLEILRQINAMGLRLSIDDFGTGYSSLAYLKRFPVKKIKIDRAFIKDLETSAEDRAIVSAIIALADSLQLSTVAEGVETEQQFALLQDKGCRYAQGYLFSAPMPVSNAQVLLERRTN; via the coding sequence ATGAACCGCGTTCCGACCAGCCCTGATTTCATTGCCGATGCCTTGCAGCTGATTGCCTTGCCCGCCTGCGCCTGCGACGCCTGCGGCATGGTGGTGGCCGCCAATGACGCGCTGGCGCGGATGCTGGGCATGGATGTGTCGGGGCGGCTGCTGGCCGATTGTTTCAGCGACGCGTACCGCGCGTCCAGCACCAGCATGCTGCGCGCCGCGCTGGGGCCAAACGGCCGCGAGCGCGAATGGGACAGCTGCCTGCAGGGCATCGATGCGCATATCGCGGTGCAGGTCTGGGCCAGGCCTTTGCTGCCGGTTGATGGCGCCGGCCTGGCTGGCGCCACCCTGGTATTCGCCGACATCAGCGTGCAGCAGCGCGACCAGCAGGCGCTGCGCAAGTCGCTGCTGGAACAGCAGGCCATCCTGGAAAGCGCGGCCGTCGGCATCCTGTTTTCACGCGATGGCGTGATCGAGGAATGCAATAGCCGCGCCGCCGAAATGCTCGGCTATGCGCGCCACCAGCTGACCGGCATGGCCGGCGTGGCGCTGTACCGCTCGCAGGAAGACTACGAGGCGCTGGGCCGCGAGGCCGGCCCGCTGCTGTCTATCGGCCGCTCCTTCAGCACCGAACTGCAATTGCGGCGCCTGGACGGCAGCCTGTTCTGGAGCCGGCTGCACGGGCGCGCCGTCGATCCGCTCAATACGCAGGACGGCACGGTGTGGATCGTCGAGGACATCAGCGACCACCGGCGCGATGAAGACCAGCTGCGCCGGGCCATGGTGGAACAGCAGGCCATCCTCGACAACGCGTCGGTCGGCATCCTGTTTTCGCGTTCGCGCCAGGTCTTGCGCTGCAATCCGCGCTTTGCCGAGATGTTCGGCTATGCGCAGCAGGAGATGACGGGCATGCCGGCTGCGGCGCTGTTCCCCTCGCCCGAGGCCTACGCCGAGTTTGGCGCGCTGGCCACGCCGCTGCTGGGGCAGGGCCTGCCGTACGAGCAGGAAGAAACGCAGTTCCGGCGCCGCGACGGCAGCCTGTTCTGGTGCCGCATCCGCGCCAAGGCGGTCGACCAGGAACGCAGCGAGCAGGGCACGATCTGGATACTGGAAGACGTCAGCGCCAGCCGCCAGACGCAGATGGAAGTGGCGGCCATCATGACCAATGCCTCGGTCAGCATCCTGTTTACCAAGAACCGGCTGATCACGCGCTACAACCTGGGCTTTGCCGAAATGTTCGGCTACAAGGGCGACGAGGCGCTGGGCCTGCCGGGGCGCGCGCTGTACCTGTCGCAGGATGCCTACGACAGGCTGGGTGCGGCCGCCTTTCCCTTCCTGTCGGTGGGCAAGCCGTTCCAGACCGAAGTGGAAATGCAGCGCAAGGACGGCAGTACCTTGTGGGGCCAGCTGATCGCCTATGTCGTCAATCCGGACGATGCGGCGGCCGGCACCATCTGGATCATCGAAGACCGCACGGAAGCGAAGCGCGCCGAAGAGTCCCTGCGCAATGCGCTGCTGGAAAACCAGGCCATCCTCGACAGCGCCGTGCTGGGGATTTCGGTGATCGAAAACGGCTACAACCTGCATGCCAACAGCAAGATGGAAGAGCTGTTCGGCTATGGTCCCGGGCAGATCAACGGCCTGTCGGTGCAGGCGCTGTACCCGGACCTGGCGTCGTGGAAGGCGGCGCGCGGCGAGACGGCGCGCGACTTCGAGGCCGGCCGCGTGCACATGTCGGAATACCAGCTGGTGCGCAAGGACGGCAGCCGCTTCTGGGCGCGCCTGTCAGGACGCCCGTTCGACCTGGCGCATGCGCATGGCCGCTCGGTGTGGCTGGTCGACGACGTGACGGCGCGCCGCGAGGCGGCCGAAGCGGTGCTGCGCGCGCGCGACGAACTGGAATTGCGGGTGCGGGAGCGCACCGCCGAACTGGCCGGCGCCAACGCCCTGCTGCAGGGCGAGATCGCCGAGCGGCGCCAGGCCGAGGCGCGCGTGCACCACATGGCCTACCACGACAGCCTGACCGGCCTGCCGAACCGCGCGCTGCTGGCCGACCGCCTGGAGCGCGCCATGCTGGCCTCGCAGCGCTCGGGCCGCAAGCTGGCCGTGATGTTCATCGACCTGGACCGCTTCAAGAACATCAACGATTCGCTGGGCCACATGACGGGCGATATTCTGCTCAAGGACGTGGCGGCCCGGCTGTGCCGCGCGGTGCGCGCCAGCGACACGGTGGCGCGCCTGGGCGGCGATGAGTTCGTGGTGCTGGTGCCGGGCATCCGCGGCGCCGAAGAAGCGGCCACGGTGGCCGCCAAGATCATCGAGTCGCTGACGCCGGCGTTTCCGCTCGAGGGCCACGTGCTGCACATCACGCCGTCGATCGGCATCTGCCTGTATCCGGACGACGGCGCCGATGTCGACGCGCTGATGCGCCATGCCGACGCGGCCATGTATCACGCCAAGGCCAATGGCCGCAACAACTACCAGTTCTTCACGCAGAAGATGAACCAGGCGGCGGCGATCCACTTCGACCTGGAAAGCAGCCTGCGCACGGCGCTGGCGCAGGACCAGTTCGAGCTGTATTACCAGCCGGTGATCGATATCGCCACGCGTACCCTGCATGGCATGGAGGTGCTGCTGCGCTGGCGCCGGCCCGGCCATGGCCTGGTGATGCCGGACCGTTTCATTCCCATCCTGGAGGAGAACGGCATGATCGTGCCGGTCGGCGAATGGGTGATGCGCAAGGCCTGCGAACAGAGCATGGACTGGCTGCGCCAGGGCTTGCAGCCGGTGCCGCTGGCGGTCAACCTGTCGCCGCGCCAGTTCATGCATGCGGGCCTGGTGGCGTCGATCGCCGCCACCATCGAGGAAAGCGGCATCGCGCCCGGTCTGCTGGAGTTTGAAATCACCGAGACGGCGCTGATGCAGCAGGGCGAGCAGACCCTGGAGATCCTGCGCCAGATCAACGCCATGGGCTTGCGCCTGTCGATCGACGACTTTGGCACCGGTTACTCCAGCCTGGCCTACCTGAAGCGCTTTCCCGTCAAGAAGATCAAGATCGACCGCGCCTTCATCAAGGACCTGGAAACCAGCGCGGAAGACCGCGCCATCGTCTCGGCCATCATCGCGCTGGCCGACAGCCTGCAATTGTCGACCGTGGCCGAAGGGGTGGAGACGGAGCAGCAGTTCGCCCTGCTGCAGGACAAAGGCTGCCGCTATGCGCAGGGCTATCTGTTCTCGGCGCCGATGCCGGTGTCCAATGCCCAGGTACTGCTCGAACGAAGAACGAATTAA
- the prpR gene encoding propionate catabolism operon regulatory protein PrpR, whose amino-acid sequence MRRPSLPMLDHRDKPVIWTVSVSRLFDLFRDITLEYDHLATIEPINLGFDDAVRHIRERMAVERCDAVIAAGSNGAYLKGRLSVPVIIAKASGYDVMQALARARRISPQIGVVTYQDTMPELAEFASTFGFRIAQRSYATEEDARAQINELKAAGVKAIVGAGLVTDLAEEAGLAAVFVYSATAIRRAFDDALELARLTQLEANRGKRAPAGEVQRARHGLHDLRGESDTMEALRQSVVLFGKSPATVLIQGETGTGKELVAQAIHRESPRNLGVNRPFVAINCGAIAESLLESELFGHEDGAFTGARRGGHAGLFEAANHGTLFLDEIGEMPLPLQTRLLRVLEEREVVRVGGTRPIPIHVRIISATHCDLEQRIREGRFRADLFYRLAVLRLQLPALRERAGDIAGLMEWSLKTALAALGARPQPNLHAELLACAPLLRRYGWPGNVRELRNLAERLALFLAAEPLQALTPAFMLAVAPELGASGDSVPQSPSLPAATLSAREESAAEVLARFGGRRDAAAQHLGISRTTLWRRLRAS is encoded by the coding sequence ATGCGCCGCCCTTCCCTGCCCATGCTGGACCACCGCGACAAGCCCGTCATCTGGACCGTCTCGGTCTCGCGCCTGTTCGACCTGTTCCGCGACATCACCCTCGAATACGACCACCTGGCCACCATCGAGCCGATCAACCTGGGCTTTGACGACGCCGTGCGCCATATCCGCGAACGCATGGCCGTCGAACGCTGCGACGCCGTGATCGCGGCCGGCTCGAACGGCGCCTATCTGAAAGGCCGGCTGTCGGTGCCGGTGATTATCGCCAAGGCCAGCGGCTACGACGTGATGCAGGCGCTGGCGCGCGCGCGCCGCATCTCGCCGCAGATCGGCGTGGTGACCTACCAGGATACGATGCCGGAACTGGCCGAATTCGCATCCACCTTCGGCTTTCGCATCGCGCAGCGCAGCTATGCCACCGAAGAAGACGCGCGCGCGCAGATCAATGAACTCAAGGCGGCCGGCGTGAAAGCCATCGTCGGCGCCGGCCTGGTGACCGACCTGGCCGAAGAGGCCGGGCTGGCGGCCGTGTTCGTGTATTCGGCCACGGCGATCCGGCGCGCCTTCGACGATGCGCTGGAACTGGCGCGCCTGACCCAGCTCGAAGCGAACCGCGGCAAGCGCGCGCCCGCCGGCGAAGTGCAGCGCGCGCGCCATGGCCTGCACGATTTGCGCGGCGAGTCCGACACGATGGAAGCGTTGCGCCAGTCGGTGGTCCTGTTCGGCAAATCGCCGGCGACGGTGCTGATCCAGGGCGAGACGGGCACCGGCAAGGAACTGGTGGCGCAGGCGATCCACCGCGAAAGCCCGCGCAACCTGGGCGTCAACCGGCCGTTTGTCGCCATCAATTGCGGCGCCATCGCCGAATCCCTGCTGGAATCGGAACTGTTCGGCCACGAGGACGGCGCGTTTACGGGCGCGCGCCGCGGCGGCCACGCGGGCCTGTTCGAGGCGGCCAACCACGGCACCCTGTTCCTGGATGAAATCGGCGAAATGCCCCTGCCTTTGCAAACGCGCTTGCTGCGCGTGCTGGAAGAGCGCGAAGTGGTGCGCGTCGGCGGCACGCGGCCGATCCCGATTCACGTGCGCATCATCAGCGCCACCCACTGCGACCTGGAGCAGCGCATCCGCGAAGGACGCTTCCGGGCCGACCTGTTCTACCGCCTGGCCGTGCTGCGTCTGCAGCTGCCGGCGCTGCGCGAGCGCGCGGGCGACATCGCCGGCCTGATGGAGTGGTCGCTGAAAACCGCGCTGGCCGCGCTGGGCGCGCGCCCGCAGCCGAACCTGCATGCCGAGCTGCTGGCCTGCGCGCCGCTGCTGCGCCGCTACGGCTGGCCCGGCAATGTGCGCGAACTGCGCAACCTGGCCGAACGGCTGGCCCTGTTCCTGGCGGCCGAACCGCTGCAGGCGCTGACACCGGCCTTTATGCTGGCCGTGGCGCCGGAGTTGGGCGCGAGCGGCGACAGCGTGCCGCAATCCCCTTCCTTGCCGGCGGCGACGCTGTCCGCGCGCGAAGAAAGCGCGGCCGAAGTGCTGGCCCGCTTCGGCGGCCGGCGCGACGCGGCCGCGCAACACCTGGGCATCAGCCGCACCACCTTGTGGCGTCGGCTGCGCGCGTCGTGA
- a CDS encoding phytanoyl-CoA dioxygenase family protein — MMDDMPLLRSLWQRSAGPAGDKGAATPARHQQEVRALYARGIFMDDALQFLFHQRPSLDAFLAWTTVRTRARPAHAFDIVDDVLSFDELQFWERNGYVVLRGAVPKTQCAAAQAAIWDYLGASLDDRASWYRAHPGKVGFMLQFSDHPALETIRHQPRIRRAYQQLYRSEAIYPTIDKVSFNPPQAADTCFTGSPLHWDTSLALPIPFKLQGLLYLGDCAASHGAFHCVPGFQHRIGDWLATVPPGHNPREWALQQLRPVAVPGQAGDFIIWHQALPHCATPNLGDVPRMVQYLSYHADDGVDQEEWI, encoded by the coding sequence ATGATGGATGACATGCCATTGCTGCGCAGCCTGTGGCAGCGCAGCGCCGGCCCGGCCGGTGACAAGGGCGCCGCCACGCCGGCGCGGCATCAGCAGGAAGTCAGGGCGCTGTACGCGCGCGGCATCTTCATGGACGATGCGCTGCAGTTCCTGTTCCACCAGCGGCCATCGCTGGACGCATTCCTGGCCTGGACCACGGTGCGCACGCGCGCGCGGCCGGCCCACGCGTTTGACATCGTCGACGACGTGCTGTCCTTCGATGAGCTGCAATTCTGGGAGCGCAACGGCTACGTGGTGCTGCGCGGCGCCGTGCCAAAAACCCAATGCGCGGCGGCGCAGGCCGCGATCTGGGACTACCTGGGCGCCAGCCTCGATGACCGCGCGTCCTGGTACCGGGCGCACCCGGGCAAGGTGGGCTTCATGCTGCAGTTTTCCGACCATCCGGCGCTGGAAACCATCCGCCACCAGCCGCGCATCCGGCGCGCCTACCAGCAACTGTATCGCAGCGAGGCGATTTATCCGACCATCGACAAGGTCAGCTTCAATCCGCCGCAAGCCGCGGACACCTGCTTCACGGGCAGCCCGCTGCACTGGGATACCAGCCTGGCCTTGCCGATCCCGTTCAAGCTGCAAGGCCTGCTGTACCTGGGCGACTGCGCCGCCAGCCATGGCGCGTTTCACTGCGTGCCGGGCTTCCAGCACCGCATCGGCGACTGGCTGGCGACGGTACCGCCCGGCCACAATCCGCGCGAGTGGGCGCTGCAGCAGCTGCGGCCGGTGGCAGTGCCGGGCCAGGCCGGCGACTTCATCATCTGGCACCAGGCCCTGCCCCATTGCGCCACGCCCAACCTCGGCGACGTGCCAAGAATGGTGCAATACCTGAGCTACCATGCCGACGATGGCGTAGACCAGGAGGAGTGGATCTGA
- a CDS encoding alpha/beta hydrolase codes for MTLFLLRRCAAFFTTLAIACAAQAAPVSARTAFQVAVTGQGAPVILIPGLASSGEVWQATVARLCGDARPQRQCHVLTLAGFAGVPKIEGDLLAQAETQLAAYIRDHQLGKPAIIGHSLGGFLALKLAIGHPRQAGKLIIVDSLPALGAAQLPSITPEQLQGMAAQMRSAMRAQDGAGFAEGQRRSVASMAGKPDDVARILDWGARSDRNTVIDTMATLIGTDLRQDVARIASPTLVLGTWIAYKDYAPRAATEAVFRSQYQQLPGVRVVMSDAARHFIMYDDPDWLHGQIEQFLN; via the coding sequence ATGACCCTCTTCCTGCTGCGCCGCTGCGCCGCCTTTTTCACCACCCTGGCCATCGCCTGCGCCGCCCAGGCTGCGCCCGTATCCGCCCGCACGGCCTTCCAGGTCGCCGTCACCGGCCAGGGCGCGCCCGTGATCCTGATTCCCGGCCTGGCCTCCTCCGGCGAGGTGTGGCAAGCCACGGTCGCGCGCCTGTGCGGCGACGCTCGCCCGCAGCGCCAGTGCCATGTCCTGACGCTGGCCGGTTTTGCCGGTGTGCCGAAGATCGAAGGAGATTTGCTGGCGCAGGCCGAAACGCAGCTGGCGGCCTATATCCGCGATCATCAACTGGGAAAGCCGGCCATTATCGGCCACAGCCTGGGCGGCTTCCTGGCGCTCAAACTGGCCATCGGCCATCCGCGGCAGGCGGGGAAACTGATCATCGTCGACTCGCTGCCGGCGCTGGGCGCGGCCCAGTTGCCAAGCATCACGCCGGAACAGCTGCAAGGCATGGCCGCGCAGATGCGCAGCGCCATGCGCGCGCAGGATGGCGCCGGCTTTGCCGAAGGCCAGCGCCGTTCGGTCGCCAGCATGGCCGGCAAGCCGGACGACGTGGCGCGCATCCTGGACTGGGGCGCGCGCTCGGACAGGAACACGGTGATCGACACGATGGCCACCCTGATCGGCACGGATTTGCGCCAGGACGTGGCGCGGATCGCCTCGCCCACGCTGGTGCTGGGCACCTGGATCGCCTACAAGGATTATGCGCCGCGCGCCGCCACCGAAGCCGTGTTCCGCAGCCAGTACCAGCAGCTGCCGGGCGTGCGGGTCGTCATGAGCGATGCGGCGCGCCACTTCATCATGTACGATGATCCCGACTGGCTGCATGGCCAGATCGAACAATTCCTGAACTGA
- a CDS encoding histidine kinase produces MKHSPPLLARLNWYWIFQLAGWNIAAMLSLLSLSRAPLSWAILGVCWWGAASGLLLSMAWRRVLQRRGWIHGRFAWQYVLPALMPLALAQCALAGLGYVVLQPFGPVTSLNWLPSALISWFTTFLVWTVLYSMVQSLRRASRFEAEALRLEVLAKDAELRALQAQVNPHFFFNSLNSVRALVFENQAAAAGMVDQLAALMRYTLQSNRHDTVPLADEWQAVQTYLAIEAIRFEARLRVTLAFEAGLAAVRIPPMALQTLVENAVKHGVEPCLHGSEIAISARRHHDGVIITVSNTGVLRAPSGSPRTGLANVRQRLHLALGPAATLSLDERDGAVHAVLLLPQP; encoded by the coding sequence ATGAAACATTCGCCGCCCCTGCTCGCCCGCTTGAACTGGTACTGGATCTTCCAGCTGGCGGGCTGGAACATCGCTGCAATGCTGAGTTTGCTGAGCCTGAGCCGCGCGCCTCTGAGCTGGGCCATCCTCGGTGTCTGCTGGTGGGGCGCCGCCAGCGGGCTGCTGCTGTCGATGGCCTGGCGCCGCGTGCTGCAACGGCGCGGCTGGATCCACGGCCGCTTCGCCTGGCAGTATGTGCTGCCCGCCCTGATGCCGCTGGCGCTGGCGCAGTGCGCGCTGGCGGGACTGGGTTACGTGGTGCTGCAGCCGTTCGGCCCGGTCACCAGCCTGAACTGGCTGCCGTCGGCGCTGATTTCCTGGTTCACGACCTTCCTGGTCTGGACCGTGCTGTATTCGATGGTGCAGTCGCTGCGCCGCGCCAGCCGCTTCGAAGCCGAAGCGCTGCGCCTGGAAGTGCTGGCCAAGGACGCCGAGCTGCGCGCGCTGCAGGCCCAGGTCAACCCGCATTTCTTTTTCAATAGCCTCAACAGCGTGCGCGCGCTGGTGTTTGAAAACCAGGCAGCGGCCGCCGGCATGGTCGACCAGCTGGCCGCGCTGATGCGCTACACGCTGCAATCGAACCGGCACGACACCGTGCCGCTGGCCGACGAATGGCAGGCGGTGCAAACCTACCTGGCGATCGAGGCGATCCGCTTCGAAGCGCGGCTGCGCGTGACCCTGGCGTTTGAGGCGGGACTCGCCGCCGTGCGCATCCCGCCGATGGCATTGCAGACGCTGGTGGAAAACGCCGTCAAGCATGGCGTCGAACCGTGTTTGCATGGCAGCGAGATCGCCATCAGCGCCAGGCGCCACCATGACGGCGTCATCATCACGGTGAGCAACACGGGAGTGCTGCGCGCGCCATCGGGTTCGCCTCGTACCGGGCTGGCCAACGTGCGCCAGCGCCTGCATCTGGCGCTGGGCCCTGCGGCCACGCTGTCGCTCGATGAACGCGACGGCGCCGTGCATGCCGTGCTGCTGTTGCCGCAGCCATGA